A section of the Triticum dicoccoides isolate Atlit2015 ecotype Zavitan chromosome 7A, WEW_v2.0, whole genome shotgun sequence genome encodes:
- the LOC119330155 gene encoding protein DETOXIFICATION 16-like, translating to MVSVMVVGHLGELPLAGASLATSLANVTGYSLLTGMATAMDTLCGQAYGARLYHRLGVYKQRAMVVLSLACVPIVLIWANTTRILVSLGQDPAISAVAGEYARWMIPSLVVYVPLQCHIRFLQSQSIVLPVTASSGTTALCHPLVCWLLVYKAGLGSKGAALSNAVSYGINLVILALYVRLSSTCKNTWSGFSREAFRELRQFTALAMPSAMMICLEWWSFEILVLLSGLLPNPQLETSVLSICLNTGALLYMVPLGLSSSISTRVSNELGAGHPEAAKLATRVVMYMALSVGLVLALTMVLLRNVWGYLYSNEQEIVTYISRMLPILGISYLIDGLHSSLSGVLTGSGKQNIGAAVNLGAFYLLGIPLAAMLAFVFHLNGMGLWLGIVSGSFTKLVLLTFIAWCIDWEKEALKAQDRVLGSAHLLPVA from the exons ATGGTGTCCGTCATGGTCGTCGGCCACCTCGGCGAGCTGCCCCTCGCCGGCGCCTCCCTCGCCACCTCCCTCGCCAACGTCACCGGCTACAGCCTCCTC ACCGGCATGGCGACGGCGATGGACACGCTCTGCGGCCAGGCCTACGGGGCGCGGCTGTACCACCGGCTCGGCGTCTACAAGCAGCGCGCGATGGTGGTGCTCTCGCTCGCCTGCGTCCCCATCGTCCTCATCTGGGCCAACACCACCAGGATCCTCGTCTCCCTCGGCCAGGACCCGGCCATATCGGCCGTGGCCGGCGAGTATGCGCGGTGGATGATCCCGTCGCTCGTCGTGTACGTGCCGCTGCAGTGCCACATACGGTTCCTGCAGTCGCAGAGCATCGTGCTGCCCGTGACGGCCAGCTCCGGCACCACGGCGCTCTGCCACCCGCTCGTCTGCTGGCTGCTGGTGTACAAGGCCGGCCTGGGGAGCAAGGGCGCCGCGCTCAGCAACGCCGTCTCCTACGGCATCAATCTGGTCATACTGGCTCTGTACGTCAGGCTGTCGAGCACCTGCAAGAACACATGGAGCGGCTTCTCCAGAGAGGCGTTCAGGGAGCTGCGCCAGTTCACCGCGCTCGCCATGCCGTCCGCCATGATGATCTG CTTGGAGTGGTGGTCATTTGAGATCCTTGTGCTTCTCTCTGGGCTTCTGCCGAATCCACAGCTTGAGACATCAGTGCTGTCAATATG CCTTAACACAGGTGCTCTGTTGTACATGGTGCCGCTTGGCCTTTCTTCTTCTATCAG CACGCGCGTCTCAAACGAACTTGGCGCTGGCCACCCAGAAGCAGCAAAGCTAGCGACGCGAGTGGTCATGTACATGGCCTTATCTGTAGGATTGGTGTTAGCCCTGACCATGGTCTTGCTGCGGAATGTTTGGGGGTATCTGTACAGCAATGAGCAGGAAATCGTCACATACATTTCAAGGATGCTGCCCATTCTCGGAATATCTTACTTGATAGATGGACTCCACAGTTCTCTTTCAG GCGTGCTTACCGGCAGTGGCAAGCAGAACATCGGCGCAGCCGTGAATCTCGGTGCATTCTACCTGCTAGGCATTCCCTTGGCTGCGATGCTTGCATTTGTCTTCCACCTAAACGGAATG GGTCTCTGGCTTGGCATCGTTTCGGGCAGCTTCACCAAACTGGTGCTGCTCACATTTATCGCGTGGTGCATAGATTGGGAAAAGGAG GCACTAAAGGCACAGGACAGGGTCTTGGGCTCAGCTCACCTACTTCCAGTAGCGTAG